One stretch of Thermoanaerobaculia bacterium DNA includes these proteins:
- a CDS encoding serine hydrolase domain-containing protein encodes MTRRPFGRIGALGFLVLVAAGSVVRANPESAGTAAAPAAAPLPDTPLGRAAAAYFDAFNSGDEDRVRRFFEDHFTPESLRERPASARLEVYREMRKANGHFRIERVLESTADRVAVLVRNDTKEWRELDFAADPREAGRLAGISVEDADTPADREPPPAPMATDAEAASAADAYLTAAAARGEFSGVALLARGGRPFFRKAWGLADREKKIANTIDTRFNLGSINKIFTQVAIGQLAAAGKLSLSDTIRKRLPSYPAAYADRVTIGQLVSMTSGMGDIFGPRFEAMPKGKLRALADYLPLFQDDPLRFEPGTRREYSNAGYVVLGLIIEAASGEDYYRYVREHVFAPAGMRDTESWAID; translated from the coding sequence ATGACTCGACGTCCCTTCGGGAGGATCGGTGCTCTGGGATTTTTGGTGCTGGTCGCGGCCGGATCGGTCGTCCGGGCGAATCCGGAGTCCGCCGGAACGGCGGCGGCCCCCGCGGCCGCGCCCCTGCCGGACACCCCCCTCGGCCGCGCCGCCGCGGCGTACTTCGACGCGTTCAACTCCGGCGACGAAGATCGGGTCCGCCGGTTCTTCGAGGACCACTTCACGCCGGAGTCTCTCCGGGAGCGCCCGGCGTCGGCCCGCCTCGAGGTCTACCGCGAAATGCGAAAGGCCAACGGGCATTTCCGGATCGAGCGGGTCCTGGAATCGACGGCCGACCGCGTGGCCGTTCTCGTCCGGAACGACACGAAGGAGTGGCGGGAACTCGATTTCGCCGCCGATCCGCGGGAGGCGGGAAGACTCGCCGGAATCAGCGTCGAAGACGCCGACACGCCGGCCGACCGGGAGCCGCCCCCCGCGCCGATGGCGACCGATGCGGAGGCGGCGAGCGCCGCCGACGCGTATCTGACGGCGGCCGCCGCCCGGGGCGAATTCTCCGGAGTGGCGCTCCTTGCCCGCGGGGGACGCCCTTTTTTCCGGAAGGCGTGGGGTCTCGCGGATCGCGAGAAGAAGATCGCCAACACGATCGACACCCGGTTCAACCTCGGCTCGATCAACAAGATCTTCACGCAGGTCGCGATCGGGCAGCTCGCGGCCGCCGGAAAGCTGTCGCTCTCCGACACGATCCGGAAGCGCCTCCCGTCCTATCCGGCGGCGTACGCCGACCGGGTGACGATCGGGCAGCTCGTCTCGATGACCTCCGGGATGGGGGACATCTTCGGACCCCGGTTCGAGGCGATGCCGAAAGGAAAGCTCCGCGCCCTCGCCGACTACCTTCCGCTCTTCCAGGACGATCCTCTCCGCTTCGAGCCGGGAACGCGGCGGGAGTATTCGAACGCCGGATACGTCGTTCTCGGGCTGATCATCGAGGCGGCGAGCGGCGAGGATTACTACCGGTACGTGCGCGAGCACGTCTTCGCGCCGGCGGGCATGCGGGATACCGAATCGTGGGCGATCGAC
- a CDS encoding ATP-binding protein, whose protein sequence is MLRSLRARLILLTVGLVFAALAVLGGISSLAGRRELERIEDVRLLQPDGSVRRIVRRGTAPAEAARSLDRSLLAGTAGVGLIAAIAAALFARRIVAPVEALTRAAREMERGDRARRVPVRSHDELGVLAGAFNAMAEALGRQEEARRRFVADSAHELRTPLTNLRAQIEALQDGLLPPDAALLASLHEDVAVLSRIVEDLADLARADAGVLGLDVEAVSVEEAVRNSIASHGPRASARGVRLCADVASDLPPLKADRRRLAQMLRNLLENAIAHSAPGGSVVVEARPSEPGFASLAVRDDGEGIPEEHRPRVFERFYRADPSRARETGGSGLGLSIVRELARAQGGDVSLRSETGRGTVVTLFLPFIENS, encoded by the coding sequence ATGCTCCGTAGTCTGCGGGCGAGGTTGATCCTTCTCACGGTCGGCCTCGTCTTCGCGGCGCTCGCCGTCCTCGGCGGAATCTCGAGTCTCGCGGGAAGGCGGGAGCTCGAGAGGATCGAGGACGTGCGTCTCCTCCAGCCGGACGGCTCGGTGCGCCGGATCGTCCGCCGCGGAACCGCGCCCGCGGAGGCGGCCCGCTCGCTCGATCGGTCGCTGCTGGCGGGGACCGCGGGCGTCGGCCTGATCGCCGCGATCGCGGCGGCGCTCTTCGCCCGCCGGATCGTCGCTCCCGTCGAGGCGCTCACGCGCGCCGCGCGCGAGATGGAGCGGGGCGATCGGGCGCGGCGGGTCCCGGTGCGGTCGCACGACGAGCTCGGCGTCCTGGCGGGGGCGTTCAACGCGATGGCCGAAGCGCTCGGACGGCAGGAGGAAGCTCGCCGGCGGTTCGTCGCGGACAGCGCGCACGAGCTGCGCACGCCTCTCACGAATCTCCGGGCGCAGATCGAAGCGCTCCAGGACGGCCTCCTCCCGCCCGACGCGGCGCTCCTCGCCTCGCTCCACGAGGACGTCGCCGTCCTCTCGCGCATCGTCGAAGACCTCGCCGATCTGGCGCGGGCGGACGCCGGCGTGCTCGGCCTCGACGTCGAGGCGGTCTCCGTCGAGGAGGCGGTCCGGAATTCGATCGCGTCGCACGGGCCGCGCGCGAGCGCCCGCGGCGTGCGCCTGTGCGCCGACGTGGCTTCCGATCTTCCCCCCCTGAAGGCCGACCGGAGGCGCCTCGCGCAGATGCTCCGGAATCTCCTCGAGAACGCGATCGCCCACTCGGCTCCGGGGGGGAGCGTGGTCGTCGAGGCCCGGCCGTCGGAGCCGGGTTTCGCGTCGCTCGCCGTGAGGGACGACGGGGAGGGGATTCCCGAGGAGCACCGGCCGCGCGTTTTCGAGCGTTTCTACCGGGCGGATCCGTCGCGGGCGCGCGAGACCGGGGGGAGCGGGCTCGGCCTCTCGATCGTGCGCGAACTCGCGCGCGCCCAGGGAGGCGACGTGTCGCTTCGCAGCGAGACGGGGCGCGGGACCGTCGTCACGCTCTTCCTTCCGTTCATCGAAAATTCATAA